Proteins encoded within one genomic window of Chitinophaga parva:
- a CDS encoding lamin tail domain-containing protein — protein sequence MAQDFREDFSNGLPANAWRGTDTAWIVEDGKLQSHWEQAKSSFYLGTAEVHAADSWQWWMKLGFNPSSQNYVDVFLVADTLNLLSPVVSGYFVRAGNTADEVSLYHVVKGQAPVKVIDGLDGLLNHASNIVQVRVSRHGGHWYLQCGTGAVATWDTVRTAVDSSGGAQGYFGFAVKQSTASFFDKHYFDDVVTGAWPDTTQTPPGTPPDTTQTPPVTPPDTTTPSPPDTTQTPPVTPPDTTTPSPPDTTQTPPVTPPPAHVSGREPLLYDVVIHEILTDPSPPAGLPPYRFIELKNRSGDTIQLQGCVLADAIRRCVVPAYALPPDSLLIICDKDADSSYRRLGATLSVPAFPAFKTADTIVLRNAHDALLHVIAYGKETYHNDAYAKGGHSLEMIDVSTPCSMAENWTASTAAMGGTPGHGNAADGHISPVVPDLLQAFPADSLHLLLSFAATLDSATANGLEHYHFQGGRLKVVKATVRTPLCNEVVLTLQTPLQQDSLYVLTTTGITDCNGLESGVKNEAAIALTAVPDSLDVVFNEVMYDPAPGMPQFIELYNRSNHAVDLSHVFLIMLDKEGNERPGLRLVAKPLLLMGGAYAIVSNDPQALCRQAICGMDGPRLTVHLPALSNEGAAMRLRYDTAGLDAFAYSPEMQFELLTGAKGISLERIDPDKPTQNAGNWHSAAADAGYSTPGRKNSQAMPVPGQASGWSVTPATFSPDLDGMDDLAVIHYVMPLPGFVGNITLFDANGHAVRELVRNSLLGTEGKFTWDGLGDNRRTLPAGIYIIYVMVFDRGGTVKYWKQPLVLAMKLQ from the coding sequence ATGGCCCAGGATTTCCGCGAAGATTTTAGTAACGGCCTGCCGGCCAATGCCTGGCGCGGTACGGACACCGCCTGGATAGTGGAGGATGGCAAGCTGCAAAGTCATTGGGAGCAGGCTAAGAGCAGCTTTTACCTGGGTACTGCGGAAGTACATGCGGCGGATAGCTGGCAGTGGTGGATGAAACTGGGCTTCAATCCATCCTCGCAAAACTATGTGGATGTATTCCTCGTGGCGGATACGCTGAATTTATTATCGCCGGTGGTGAGCGGCTATTTTGTGCGCGCGGGAAATACCGCGGACGAAGTGAGCCTTTATCACGTGGTGAAAGGCCAGGCGCCGGTGAAGGTGATCGATGGACTGGACGGCCTGTTGAACCATGCTTCAAACATAGTGCAGGTAAGGGTTTCAAGGCACGGAGGGCATTGGTATTTACAATGCGGTACCGGGGCAGTAGCAACGTGGGATACGGTGCGCACCGCGGTTGACAGCAGTGGTGGCGCGCAGGGTTATTTTGGCTTTGCAGTGAAGCAATCAACGGCTTCATTTTTTGATAAGCATTACTTTGATGACGTGGTTACCGGTGCTTGGCCGGATACGACGCAAACGCCACCGGGGACGCCGCCTGACACGACGCAAACGCCACCGGTGACGCCGCCTGATACGACCACCCCATCGCCGCCGGATACCACGCAAACGCCACCGGTGACGCCGCCTGATACGACCACGCCATCGCCGCCGGATACCACGCAAACGCCACCGGTGACGCCGCCTCCAGCGCATGTTTCAGGACGGGAACCTTTATTATACGATGTCGTCATACATGAAATACTTACAGATCCATCGCCACCTGCAGGGTTACCACCTTACCGGTTTATTGAGCTAAAGAACCGGAGTGGGGACACTATACAACTGCAAGGCTGTGTACTTGCAGATGCTATACGACGGTGTGTTGTACCTGCATATGCATTACCACCAGATAGCCTTTTGATCATTTGCGACAAAGATGCGGACAGCAGCTATCGCAGGCTGGGGGCTACTTTGAGCGTACCGGCATTTCCTGCATTCAAAACCGCGGATACCATTGTGTTGCGCAATGCACATGATGCGTTGCTGCATGTTATTGCATATGGTAAGGAAACCTACCATAACGACGCGTATGCAAAAGGAGGCCACAGCCTGGAAATGATAGATGTCTCAACACCTTGCAGCATGGCAGAAAACTGGACCGCATCCACCGCCGCAATGGGCGGCACACCTGGTCATGGAAATGCAGCTGATGGCCATATCTCCCCGGTAGTACCAGACCTGTTACAGGCATTTCCGGCAGACAGCCTGCACTTGTTGCTAAGTTTTGCTGCAACCCTGGACAGTGCCACAGCAAACGGTTTGGAGCATTATCACTTCCAGGGAGGCCGGTTGAAGGTTGTTAAAGCAACTGTACGCACGCCGCTTTGCAATGAGGTAGTACTCACTTTGCAAACGCCTTTGCAGCAGGATAGTTTGTATGTACTTACTACCACCGGCATTACAGATTGCAATGGGCTGGAAAGCGGGGTGAAAAATGAAGCAGCCATCGCACTCACTGCCGTACCAGACAGCCTGGACGTGGTTTTCAACGAAGTGATGTATGATCCCGCGCCAGGCATGCCCCAGTTCATTGAGCTATATAACCGCAGTAATCATGCAGTGGACCTCTCGCATGTATTTTTGATCATGCTGGACAAAGAAGGCAATGAAAGGCCCGGCCTGCGGCTGGTGGCCAAGCCACTACTGCTGATGGGTGGCGCCTATGCCATTGTGAGCAATGATCCGCAGGCGCTTTGCAGGCAGGCCATTTGCGGGATGGATGGGCCGCGGTTAACGGTACACCTGCCGGCGTTATCAAATGAGGGTGCTGCCATGCGGCTGCGGTATGATACTGCAGGACTGGATGCATTTGCCTACTCACCGGAGATGCAGTTTGAATTATTGACCGGGGCTAAAGGAATTTCCCTGGAACGCATAGACCCGGATAAACCTACACAAAACGCGGGCAACTGGCACTCTGCCGCGGCAGATGCAGGCTACAGCACGCCAGGGCGTAAAAACTCGCAGGCCATGCCGGTGCCCGGGCAGGCCAGCGGTTGGAGTGTGACACCAGCCACCTTTTCGCCGGATCTTGATGGGATGGACGATCTGGCCGTTATCCATTACGTGATGCCATTGCCCGGCTTTGTGGGGAATATCACTCTTTTTGATGCAAATGGGCACGCGGTGCGGGAGCTGGTGCGGAATAGCCTGTTAGGGACAGAAGGTAAATTTACCTGGGACGGGCTGGGTGATAACAGGCGGACATTACCGGCAGGTATTTATATAATATATGTCATGGTATTTGACCGGGGTGGTACTGTGAAATACTGGAAACAGCCGCTGGTACTCGCCATGAAACTGCAATAA